The window TGGTGCAGCCGCTGGAGGAGGATTTCAACAACGGCAGGGTCTTCCTGGACAAGCTGGAGCTGTTCAAGCTCGATTTTCCCCAGGTCAAGACCATGGCCAACATCTCGCAGCTTTCCGAGGGGCTGCCCAAGCGCCAGATGCTCGCCTCCTTTTTCGTCGCCCTGGCCATCTCCAAGGGGCTCGATTACATCGTCACCAACGTGCTGGACGAGGATTTCTATGAGTCGATCGTCACCACCATGTCGATCATGGGCAAGGACAAGAACCTGCAGGGCTATCTGAAGTATTGCCGCAACCACAAGGAAACCAAGCTCTAGGAAGCGCGATGGAGGACCGGAAAATAAAGGAGATCCTGATCGAGAAGAACCACGCTTTTAAAAAGCTGTTCCTGGAGCACCAGGATTTGGAAGAAAAGCTGCAAGCGAACCTGCAGAAGAAATTCAAGAATGAAGAAGAACGGATCGAGGAAAAAAACATTAAAAAGAGGAAGCTGAAATTGAAGGACGCCATGCAGAAGCATATCTGCGAGTTCAATAAAAAATTGAGCTGAACATGAAAAGAAGAAGGATAAAAAGGGTCAAGCTCTCCTCGTTGATCCGCATATCTTTTCTGCCGTCGGTATTCACCATGCTGAACCTTTTCCTGGGTTTTCAGGCGCTGCTCTACACCATCGGCAGCAAGAAGAATTTCAAGACCGCGGTCTACTACCTGACCGCCAGCGTGATCATGGACGGCTTCGACGGCACCATCGCACGGCTCACCAAGACCGAATCCAATTTCGGCGTGCAGCTCGACTCGTTGGTGGACGCCATCACCTTCGGCCTGGTCACCTCCATCCTGGCCTTCGAGTGGGGCTTCCAATCGGGATACACCCGCATCGGCAGCATCGTCAGTTTCGTTTTCTTAAGCGCCGGATTGATCCGCCTGGCCCGTTTCAATGTCTTTAAGGAGGCGAACGCTTTTCCCGCCAACATCTTCATCGGCGTGCCCATTCCGACCGCCTCCATGGCTGTTTGTTCCATGGTGCTGATTTTCGGAAAAACCCAGCCGCAGACCGACATGGGCATCCTCCTTTTTTCGCTGTACGTCGTCCTGATAGCCCTGCTGATGATCTCCAACATCAAGTACAGGACCATCAAAAAAATCGCTTTGAAAAACAACCTGAAGGCGCTTTTCCTGGTGGCCGCGATCACCGCCTGCCTGGTCATCTTCCCCGACGTCACCATCCCCATCCTGGCTTTCACCTACCTGCTTTCGCCGCTTTTTTTCTTCATTTTTTCCAGGAAACACAAGAGCGCGGAAACAGTCGGCTCGGCCAAGCCGGCGGAAGCCATCGGCAGCAACCGGACTGAAGCCTAGCACGGTTCATGGCTGAAGAAAATTCGCTGTACAGTCACTTCAAGCCTTTCCTGAAACGGTTCGTCCTGGCCATGTTCTTCATGGCCATGGTGGCGCTGTTCACGGCTTTCTTCGCCGTGATCATCCAGCCGATCATCGATGAATTGTTCATCCAGGGCGGCGGCCGTATTTCCGGCAGGAGCCAGTTCATCCGCACCGTGATCATGCGCGTTTTGGGCGTCGGCGAAAAGAAGCTGGTGTTGGTCCTGCCCCAGCTGCTGTTCCTCTCCTTTCTCGGCCAGGCCGTGTTCTCGTTCTTCTCGCTCTACATGATGAAAACGCTCGGCCTGAAGGTCGTGCGCAACATCCGCGACAAGCTGTACCGCAACCTGATCCACCAGTCGATCGACTTCCTGAGCAAATCCAAGACCGGAGACCTCGTCTCCCGCGTCTCCAACGACATCGAAAAAATAAAGCTGGCCGTGGCCGAGACCCTTTCGGTGTACATCCGCGAAAGCCTGACCCTGGCCGGGCTGCTGGTCGTCATCTTCTACCAGGATTGGGAAATGGCCACCATTTCGCTGGTTTTGATCCCGGTCGCCGCCGTGCCCCTGATCTATTTCGGCCGCAAGGTGAAAAAGCGCGGCATCCAGTCACAGGAGACCATCGGCGAACTGGCTAATTTCATGAGCGAATCGGCCATGGGCAACAAGATCGTCAAGGCCTACAACATGGAGGAGTACGAGATCGGCAAGTTCCGCCAGCTCAACCACAAGCACTTCCGCATCAACGCCAAGATCGCCATGTCCTACGCTCTGGCGGCGCCGGTGATGGACATCATCGGCGGGCTGGTGGCGGCCGGGCTCTTCACCATCGGCATGCACCGCATCTCGCGCGGGACCATTTCCCCCGGCCAGTTCACCTCCTTTCTGACGGCGCTCTTTCTGATGTACAGCCCGATCAAGAGGCTTTCCACCGCCCACAACGATTACCAGCAGGGCAAAGCGGGCTACGAACGGGTTAAGCAGATCATCAACACCGAAAATCCCATCCAGGACCGGCCTTCGGCCATCGACATCAAGAACGTGCGCGGCGAAGTGGAATTCAAGAACGTGTCCTTCGCCTACCAGCCCGGGGTCCCGGTCTTGAAGAACATTTCATTCGTGGCCGAGCCCAACCGGCTCGTGGCCCTGGTCGGAGCCAGCGGCTCGGGCAAGACCACCATCATGAACCTGCTGCTGCGCTTCTACGAGCCCGAGCACGGCGAACTGCTCATCGACGGCAAGGACATCCGCTCCATCACCCTCAAGTCGCTGCGCGAAGCGATCGGCCTGGTCACCCAGGATGTCTTCCTTTTCAACGACACCATCGAGAGCAACATCGCCTACGGCCGCAAAAAGTTCGCCCAGGACGACATCCGCGCCGCCGCCGTCGTCGCCCGCGCCGCGGACTTCATCGCCGAGCTGCCGCTGCAGTACGAGACCGTGGTCGGCGAGCGCG of the Candidatus Aminicenantes bacterium genome contains:
- a CDS encoding ABC transporter ATP-binding protein, with amino-acid sequence MAEENSLYSHFKPFLKRFVLAMFFMAMVALFTAFFAVIIQPIIDELFIQGGGRISGRSQFIRTVIMRVLGVGEKKLVLVLPQLLFLSFLGQAVFSFFSLYMMKTLGLKVVRNIRDKLYRNLIHQSIDFLSKSKTGDLVSRVSNDIEKIKLAVAETLSVYIRESLTLAGLLVVIFYQDWEMATISLVLIPVAAVPLIYFGRKVKKRGIQSQETIGELANFMSESAMGNKIVKAYNMEEYEIGKFRQLNHKHFRINAKIAMSYALAAPVMDIIGGLVAAGLFTIGMHRISRGTISPGQFTSFLTALFLMYSPIKRLSTAHNDYQQGKAGYERVKQIINTENPIQDRPSAIDIKNVRGEVEFKNVSFAYQPGVPVLKNISFVAEPNRLVALVGASGSGKTTIMNLLLRFYEPEHGELLIDGKDIRSITLKSLREAIGLVTQDVFLFNDTIESNIAYGRKKFAQDDIRAAAVVARAADFIAELPLQYETVVGERGIFLSNGQRQRISIARAVLKKPQILIFDEATSSLDSESEKLIQEAMAEVMKNRTTFVIAHRLSTILEADNILVIENGEIKESGNHRELLKK
- the pssA gene encoding CDP-diacylglycerol--serine O-phosphatidyltransferase translates to MKRRRIKRVKLSSLIRISFLPSVFTMLNLFLGFQALLYTIGSKKNFKTAVYYLTASVIMDGFDGTIARLTKTESNFGVQLDSLVDAITFGLVTSILAFEWGFQSGYTRIGSIVSFVFLSAGLIRLARFNVFKEANAFPANIFIGVPIPTASMAVCSMVLIFGKTQPQTDMGILLFSLYVVLIALLMISNIKYRTIKKIALKNNLKALFLVAAITACLVIFPDVTIPILAFTYLLSPLFFFIFSRKHKSAETVGSAKPAEAIGSNRTEA
- a CDS encoding dihydroxy-acid dehydratase, giving the protein MEDRKIKEILIEKNHAFKKLFLEHQDLEEKLQANLQKKFKNEEERIEEKNIKKRKLKLKDAMQKHICEFNKKLS